A portion of the Juglans microcarpa x Juglans regia isolate MS1-56 chromosome 1D, Jm3101_v1.0, whole genome shotgun sequence genome contains these proteins:
- the LOC121248946 gene encoding putative F-box protein PP2-B12 — translation MPVRVFLTHFPSIQRLSSTQKTCKRGIRKGEMETDMTRILPEECIANIISNTSPRDACRVSLVSRAFKTAAASNLVWERFLPPDYRNIIFPSVSSEAASSSSSSLNMLPKKDLYFHLCNNPTLIGNGNRTFAINKWSGKKCYMLGARELSISWGDTEYYWQWISSADQSPDLPKSRFSEVAHLWLVWWLEIRGSVETKILSPNTTYGAYFIYTIAPMPKNSMHYRAITSPLGLSHPVKVSLSIENEIEGETTNIAYLQPRTSRDRPPGHDDGRLPCKREDMWMEIEIGEFFNGDENNVLQMHLWETEAGQCKSGLVVHGIELRPKEEKNY, via the exons atgccCGTTCGAGTCTTCCTCACACATTTTCCGTCGATACAACGTCTTTCATCCACACAGAAAACTTGCAAGAGAGGAATTAGGAAGGGAGAAATGGAAACGGATATGACAAGGATTCTGCCCGAAGAGTGCATCGCCAACATTATCTCCAACACAAGTCCTCGCGATGCATGTAGAGTGTCGCTGGTTTCTCGAGCCTTCAAAACAGCTGCGGCTTCCAATCTCGTGTGGGAGAGGTTTCTGCCACCGGATTATCGTAACATCATTTTCCCATCAGTTTCGTCAGAGGCGGcgtcatcgtcatcatcatccttGAATATGTTGCCCAAGAAGGATCTTTATTTCCATCTCTGCAACAATCCCACCCTCATTGGCAACGGCAACAGG ACTTTTGCAATAAACAAGTGGAGTGGGAAAAAATGTTATATGCTGGGAGCGAGGGAGTTATCCATATCATGGGGAGATACTGAATATTACTGGCAATGGATTTCTTCAGCTGATCAGTCGCCAGATTTACCCAAGtccag ATTCTCAGAGGTTGCTCATCTTTGGCTTGTGTGGTGGCTTGAGATAAGAGGCAGTGTCGAGACTAAAATCCTATCCCCAAATACAACATATGGCGCATACTTTATTTACACCATTGCACCGATGCCCAAAAACAGTATGCACTACCGTGCGATCACAAGTCCCCTAGGGCTTTCCCACCCAGTGAAGGTGTCTCTTAGCATTGAAAACGAGATTGAAGGTGAAACTACGAATATTGCTTATCTGCAACCAAGAACATCGAGAGACAGACCTCCTGGACATGATGATGGACGGCTTCCATGCAAGAGGGAGGACATGTGGATGGAGATTGAGATTGGGGAGTTCTTCAATGGAGATGAGAATAACGTGTTACAGATGCACTTGTGGGAGACTGAAGCCGGTCAATGTAAATCTGGCCTTGTTGTCCATGGCATTGAGCTTCggccaaaagaagaaaaaaattattag